ataatttgggAATATGACAAATGATCTAAGATCAGCAACAAAAACATTCAAGCTCGTCCTCTCAGAGTCCAGGTTCTTCGATCGCTGTTGTCCTGCAGGCAGAGAGTTGTTTGGTTATTTTATGAATCAGTCATGGAATAatgatgtgttttgtttgtttgctcacCTCTCTGGATTGACGGGCTTCTGTTGTTGTTCTTGATGCTGTTGCTCTTTCTGTTCCTGCTCCATTCTACAAAGAGAAGAGCATTCTGGGTAAACAGCGAGTTCCTGGTCTCCTCTTTCATTTTTTGAAAGCATTATCTAATAGGTGTCAAATTAGCCAGTTTTGAGGAGTTTGATGATTACCTCTCTTTTCTAGCATTTATTCTTTCctcttcaaatctgttaaaaAGATACATTGATCTTAGAAATTGGTATCAGATTTTAGTTTTGGTTAGCAAAGGgtaaaatatgtttgaaatcTTCTTACTGTAAGATACACTCTGGGATCTGGATATGATCCATAGGAACAATCTTTTCCAGCTCTTCCAGACTGTGCACATAACGGATCTTATTCATGAACTTCACACtgcagagcaaaaaaaaaaaaaaaataataatttatgagCATGTCTGAACCCTGCATAATGAACTTTGAAAAATTATCCATGCACTTTTCGTTAATTATGagaatttatttctatttagtacaatattttgtatttttattttatgtattaagaaaaaatatataattataagatTAATTTACCAATATTTTAGCTTTTTAATAAGtacttgattttatttaaacaacttCAAATCTCATTTCTGTTCAATCGTGCTGAATAATATGTTTACCTGATGAAAGGTTTGGAAATTGCGATGACTGTCCGGATGAACCAGGATGGATGAGTGATGATCAGAGATTTCAGGTTTTTCCTCAGTCTGAGGATGAAGATTGAAGATGTTTATCTCAATTTCTTAAAACCATTTGCATGAAAGCAATCGCTATTTCCATACCTTCTGTCGATCATCTGATAGCACTTCTTGAGCCAGCTAATGCCGGGCATCTTGCTCCGCGGCGTTCCTCCGTTCATGTATATGATCAGGTAATCCTCCGCCACCAGCATCTCCAGACTGCTCACCACATACCTGAGGAACAGGTGTGAAGACAGCGTGAACGTGTGAAGAGAAGCCAAATAAGAAAATCACAGAACAAGAAGGTTGTACAGTCTGGCTTGGCTGTGTTTGCTAAGTTGAATAAGTTAATTTCCTTACAGGAAGAGGTTTTCCATCAGGTAATGGTAATCTGGGCAGCTGCTCTCAGGAAGGTAACACGCCGTGAACACAATGATGGCGTTCAAGCCCTCGCCATAGTAACCTAAAGAACAAAGTAGAAGAAGCGACTTAAGGACACAGCAGAGATTAAATaaactgcataaataatgaTTCTGAAGCGTGATGTACCTCCATGCGATATGACGCGCAGATAGGGCCGTATGACCTGCATATCGATCCGATGTTCCTGTTCGCCAATGATCACGGTCCTCCATAATCGGCCGTTGACACCCGTCCCATCCACACCTTCTCCATCAGCGTCGCTGTCAGCAGGGGGCGCTTTGGCCGAGGCGACGGGTGTGTCATCTGAAAGCCATGGATCAATGAGTGGAACATATATCTACATAACTTCTTACCTACCGATCTAACTATCTACTGATTTTTCTATCTACCGACCTATCTTTTCTTCTATCAACCAACTGATCCACCAACCCTACCAATATTTGTATCTATCTACCTACTGATCTAACTAACTGATCTTTCTATATACCAactgatctatctatctatctatctatctatctactgaTTTTCCTATCTACCAACCTATATTTTCTTCTATCCACCAACCCTACCAATATTTGTATCTATCTACCTACTGATCTAACTACTAACTggtctttctatctatctatctatctatctatctatctatctatctatctatctatctaactaCCTACCGAACTATCTAACTACCTAGAGATCTATAACTACTTACCAATCTATACCTACCGATCTATCTACCTACCTGTCTAACTACCAaccgatctatctatctaactaCCTACCaatctttttatttatcttcCTACCATTTTAACTACCTACCAATCTATCTAACTACTTACCTACCGAACTATCTAACTACTATTTACCAATCGTTGTATTTTCTGATCTTTCTATCTACTTACCTACCAATCTATCTAACTATGTGTCTAACTACCAATCTTTTTATCTACCTACCTATCtacctacctatctatctatctatctatctatctatctatccatccatccatccatccatccatccatccatccatccatccatccatccatccatctatctatctatctatctatctgtctgtatgtctaccagtctatctatctgtctgtctgtctaccagtctgtctgtctatcaatctatctatatatctatctatctaccaaACTGTCTATCAACTGATCTTTCTATCTACCAAACTGTCTATCTACTGATCTTTCTATCTACCTACTTACCGATCTCTTTCCAGAGCCATGAAGAATAGCATATTCTTACCCTCCCACTCCAGGTCGTTGCCGTTGGTAATGAACTCAAGCGAATCCGTCTCATCGGGCGTCTCAATATCATCCACGTTAATATCCAGATCATCAGGTGTATCCAGGAAGTCATCGGAGAGCAAGGACCCTTCGCTCTGGTCCAACGACAAGTTCATATCTGGGGCCACCAGCGTGCGACGCTTCCGGTGAGCTCCGCCCCCTCCAGCTCCACCAATGAGGAGAGAGTTTGGGGGAGCTGAGCCAATAATGATACGATTTGCATTACACAAATGCAAATTACTCATTTAAGAAGAACATTTGTGTATGAAACAAAGTGACTTACAAGTCCTCCCCTCGTTCAGGGCGCAGGAAGAGTCCATGTCACCCTCCGCAGGAAGTGGCCTAGCGAGGACAATTTTTCAATTCACTTAATATTGACACAAATTTTTGTAAGTGCAAATATTGATTAGTGTAAGAAAATAAAGTCCAACGTTTGTGTTCAAAGAAAGTCATACGattttggaacaaaatgagggtgtgcaaatgacaaaattgtaattttgggGTGACTGTTTCTTTAAGACCAGAGCATATTGTGATATGCTAATTAGCGAGTAGGCCCTCGGGGTCGTTGCACACGCAGCTGATAAATAGAGGGGGTTGTTAGAGCTGGTGGGGTTCACAGCTGCTGCTTCTGCGCTAAAAGACTATTTAACTCGCAGCTGTCATTGTTTCCCCATGAAATGCACATTTTAGACGACAACGACAAACCAGAAGCCTTGAGAAAGACAGTTATTAGCATCAACAAAGCAAAACATACTACAGAAGTGCATATTAATACTAAAAgatgcaaataaatgaatgaatcacaGCCTAAATTTGGCAACATGttatttataacaacaacagCTTCCCTGTGGAGATTCATCAAATTTCTATTTCTCTCAGTGGGTGTTTGGTATTAAACAATAATGCAGCATTAAAACCCATTTTAATCAACACAAACTTAATAAAATGGATGATTTTAGCATGCtttagaaaacaaacaaaccaaaaacgCACAATCAAAGCTGTTCTCGCTTACCTGCTGCGTGAGACGTATACAAGGTTTCTGGCTGCTTGCTGATTGTGCGAGTTCTTACTCTACGCTAGCGTGAAATCTCATGGTCCtaatgctgtttaatatttcaaaagcaTCATGCTGTCGTGTGATGCTGGAGCTGCTCCTCTATGCCTGACCTGCCTCCATTTTCCTGGTGATGCTGCTTGTGTTGTTGGCAGCTCGCTGCGTCACATGACGTGGCTGCTTTCCATTTAAGGAGAGAGCTGCACCTGCTCTGTTCAGCATCTCACTCAGGATTCGCTGAAGAAATTATgctcttttccttttttaaagcCTGTATCTATCTGTAAGGCCAGTGTAGCCTTCAAACTTCAAGTTTGTTTTGATGAACcttctttgctttattttttggaaTTTCTTACATTCAATTCAGGCTGGAATAATTTACCAATATAAACACTTTAATGCATCAAATGTCCAGTTTCTTAATCATGCATCCCACAAACGCATATGATGTATTTTACACCACAATGTGAACAAATTTTGAAATTTGAGGAAGAAAATGTAGTAAAGTTCAACCATTCAAAACCAGATCATCAATGTCTATGGTGGACACTTATGGATTTttcaaaagaataaaagaaaaggtGCATGGTTACCTGGGAAAATCATCATCCAGCCATTCGTCTCTCACCTCTATGATCTCCATCAGAGGACCGAAGTCAACGCTGCCCATGCTGAAGAAACCTGGACCTGAAAAACAAAGTCGAATCCTTCCCTGAAGAGTTTAATCACCAAAAAGTCAGTGCATACCAGAGGAATTTTTAGTGTGCTACGGATTAATgggaaaaatcattttaatccCTCTTTTAATCGCTGACTGAAGTGGCCTCTGCTTTAATGTGGGGATAATTCCCTTTTGTTCACTTTTGAATTGACTTTTTGAATTACGACTATTTTTTGGCTGAACAGGAagaaatttatataaatataataatttatatttatattattagttaattaaaagtaaaattaaactaaaatacattttcattatttgaattaaaaaaaatattaactggaataaattttaataataatgtataaaataaatatttatatatttacataaaataatattcatataaataaattataatatataaaaattgttatttttagttCAACTAGTTAacaaagcattttttattttaatttagtttaacttgatgcacTAAATTGACTAAAGCCAAAATAACAACTGAATAAAcatattgaaaataaaacaaaaacagctaaaaatataaaaaaataagtgactttaaaatgaatataataaataaaaaaattattcaaaattataatagtacCTCAGTGATACTACAATAAAACTGCTATATTTGGAGCATGGTGGTATGGATTGAAAATACTAATCCACTATTTTTCTTcacaattctttaaaaaactcgACAAATCTAGCTAAATTCATTCTTTGATAGATGAAAATAATAGCAATACATTATTAAGCCGCTCTTACTCACATAAGGATTGGATTACTCCCGGTGAACTGattatttttcctcttcatcCAGAGCCGAACGCAGGTGTTGATGCAGGTGCTCCAGGAGAAACACAAGACTCCTCTGTTCACTGTGAGGGAAAGAAAAAACTACGCTCAGTCTCCAGGTCACAGACAGGCACTTTGAAACTGAATTCAGTCCATCATGTTTCCAGAAGCGTGTATATTCTGATGATTAACTCCAAACATTACCAGTAAGGATGCTTTAGGAATATCAGCAATGCTTTGTCATATTGCTTCTCCTCCTGAATGCTGAATGCTGAATGCTGGTGGTCCAGGCTCAGGATGAATAGAGCATCTGTTATTTAGGCACTTCCACATCCTCTGAGCACTGGAACAACAGAGCCTTTGAAATCCCACTTTAACCCTTTAACCCTCTCAACCCACAGGTGGCGCTAATGTACAAGACATATTAATGTACCAGCTCATTCTGAGTGGATGagacatttattttggtttatttatgGTTTGGTTGTAAAATATCTGTAACCCACACGGGcagattttattgtttattaacttgactgttatattattatatatttaattttcagtttgtgtgtgtgtgtatatatatatatacatttgcaAAGAccgtttttaacaattctcaaaAATCAAGGTTTTTCATTGttcattccaattaatctcaatcaaactgcaactgggttattttgattaaattaaaaataactaaaaaatacagctaactaacacaataaaaacatgataacataataaaagtttttgcaaAGAAacttctcatatatatatatatatatatacacacacatatatatttatacatgtatacctatatatatatatatatatatatatattgtggtacatttgatttacattttgattttatatatctataaatcataaaataatgaaatatatatatatataaagtacatATAATTTGATAATTTACATGTAAGTATGTGGACATATTAGTTAATTATagagtaatattgtaaatatatatttttgtttactttattttatatatttaatatatttgtacataatattactatttgtaaatatatatatatatatatatatatatatatatatatatatatatatatatatggtggtacatttgatttactttgatttacatttggatttttatatatctataaatcataaaataatgaaatttacacacacacacacacacacacacacatatatatatatatatatatataaagtacatATAATTTGATAATTTACATGTAAGTATGTGGACATATTAGTTAATTATAGagtaatattgtatatatatatatttttgtttactttattttatatatttgtacaaaatattagtatttgtaaaatattttagaaaatatatttatatttatatagcctATGTTGTGTATTTgggttaattaatgttaatataattagAAGAATAATAATCGCGCCACGCAATAAATCCCGCCTTCTATGTTCCTGAGCATTACCTATATCTGtctgaatgaatctttaaaaaaatactaagtTTAAATCAAAACTCACCCACACAAATGTCGCGTCTTTCTGTCACGTCcaaattaaagctgaaataaactgAACTAAAGGTCTTTGAGGCGGTTTTTAGTAAACTTAAAGATCTCTGTAACGTTACTCGTCGACCAACACCTGCAGTGTTTATACCGAGCATTTGACACGCAAAGTTACCAAAATAAATTAAGTGACTATTAAAAGTAATAGCTGAGCATCgtttacaaatataatatagaCGAAACCTGAAGTGTAACGttattctgtttttatattgttctaAAAATGCTCAAAACTTAATTATTTCACCTCATCATTTCAGAGCGCCACCGTAGCCATATGTCACTGATATAAACCTATGTAACTATTCATAGGtgtataatatacataattGTAATTCATCTGTACATCAACGGTTTATTTTGAGGCTCCGCGGGGGGCAGCGGCGCGAAGGTGACCGTTGACGTCAAGGACACGTGTCGGTCACGTGATCGCCGGAGACGCCGCCGCCGTTGCTGCTGCTGAAGTTTCTATGATGGCGGCCAGTAATTATTATGGATTCACACATGCAGCtgccgccgccgccgccgccgcccCGCAGTACAGGTACGAAACAAACACATGTGCGCATGAATACATCGCTAATTTACAGCAGTGGTGATGCCACGGCATGTATTTAAACGAGATGCTAACGGCCAGTGCGCAAAGATCTCATGAGCtactgttgtttttgtgtttattaatgcttgcatgttattattatatCGTGAACGTGTGTTCACGTGAAATATGCGTGTGCTAGTATAAATACCGCGGTGCTGCCATACTTATTGACTCGTTGTACCATGGAGTACCATGTTTATACCATGGTAAACATTTGGCACTATGCTTTACCATACAATTCTGTGACTTTAGTATTAAAAATGAGCATATGCTTACAAAAAGTTCTATATTTTGATAGCCTAgtctttaaattaaatactattaCCATGATATTTTGCACACTTGTAACCCCTACGAaaattaatcatggttttattgtagtaaaagtgtagtaaccatggttttttggcGTATTGATGACCATTTGTGACCCTTTTTCaaaaatttagatttaaacATCTGAAAAGCTAAGTAAATAAGCTTAGGTTAGCTGGGAATAGGACAGGACaacatttggccgagatacaactgtatgaaaatatatatatctggaatctgagagtgcaaaaaaaaaaaatcaaaatattgagaaaattgcctttaaaactGTCTAAATTAACTCCTAAGCAATGTATTGctaatcagaaattaagttttgatatatttacataatatcttcatggaacatgatctttacttaatttcctaatgatttttggcatgaaagaaagCTTGATAATTTTtacctatacaatgtatttcttcactattgctacaaatatacctgtgtgAATttcgactggttttgtggtccagggtcacatttgtataACCGCTAAAATATAACCACTATAAACAATGgttagtatagcaaaaccatggtgaattagtggttaccatggtttaactataataaccattgttttttggtttaatttgtagtaaaaccatggttaattttcataagggaagGGTGTATAAACCATATTAATTCTGAATCCCGAAATTCCCATCCAGCACCCAGCCGCCTCCTGCCTATTCCCACCCAACCACGGGCAGCTATAATGTCCAGCCCGCCCCCGGAGTGGCCCATGCGGTGACGGCCTCGTACCCCTCCGTCACCGCCCAACCGGCGAGTCCTGCGGTGACCACCCCCTACCCCACCTACCAGCCCCATCCCGCCCCAAACTACGGCTACCGGCAGCCTGAAACAACCCCACAACTGACGACCACCCCTCAAACTTACCAGGTGTTGACTGAACCGGTAAGTCTTCTCTttgcttcattgtttttaatGATGCATCTCAAGTGGGctcatttacttatttactttaATTGGTTATACAGGAGAATTATAACTACGGTCGACCACCGCCGCCGGTCAGCAGCTATGAGAACAAGCAGTACTTTCAAACAAGCATTGCACCTGCGCAGCGAACAGCAACTGAGGCCTACTTCCAGACAGGTGAGTCTGATTCCTCTTTAACAGCAATAATGGCCAAGTACTGTATGTAAGCGGATTTAAGATGACAGTTTGTGTTTGGTTTACccaaaaattgtcatcatttaagcatcctcaagttgttccaaacttgtatgtttctttcttctgataaaaataaaagaagattttgaataatgtgagtaaccaaacagttgatgatCCCCATTGACTAATACAGTGTGGAAAAAGATGCTATGGAAGTCATTAgggaccagaaactgtttggttatcaacattttacaaagtatcttcttttatgagtaaataatgacggaattgttatttttgggtgaacaatccctttaagttgttttgtaaatgtgtttccagtttttttttttttttttttttttttcggcaGACATGTTGAGCTTTGGCACTCATGCGAGTGATGCAGATTCGACTCTGGTCTGCAACATTCCCATTCAGAAATActaagtaattttaaaaataaatttcaataTCTGTAACCATAAAGGTAATATTGATTTACAGACTGTTTaatattgtaatgtttaatattttaatgtaatgtttgctattattatattttacacttaattgcatttttatttttgtaagaaTGTTagtgaaatataattatttaattattattaattatttttacttattataATTATACGTTAACCAGTATTGTGACTATTGCAATGtaacccatacttggaatttgtgctctgcatttaacccatcctaagtgcacacacacacaccgtgaacacacatccggagcagtgggcagccatttatgctgcggcgcccggggagcagttgggggttcggtgccttgctcaaggacacctacaattcctgccggacctcaAACTCAAACTCGCAACATTtgggttacgagtccgactctctaaccattaggccacaactaaCCCCAACATTCCcaaacactaataaaaatgacaaagcacataaaatgactaaaacttaaactaaaatttaatttaaaaataaaatgaaaatatataaaaatgacgttcttaaaaataaaagctaattcaaaatactaataaatactataaaaatatataagtagTAGTGTTGTTTGTATTGTTATATTGgtgcatataaatgaaaataattaaatatagggctgcacgataaatcgcatgcgattgtcatgcgcatctcgtcagtaaagccggctctgtgattagtagtaaatctccatgaCGTGCTTTCGGAttgagcggcatttaatacaccgagccgtagttcactgacaagctacgcaatatcgtgTTCATAATTGAAGGTGATTAATCTTCGATTATGGAcatgatattgcgtagcttgtcaatgatctacggctctgtgtagcaaatgccgctccatctgaaagcacatcatggagatttactactaatcacagagccggctttactgacgagatgcgcatgacaatcgcattcGATTTATCGCGCAGccctaattaaatatttattttggtgAGAAACCATGTGGGCTTTACGGGTATTTTAAGTcttgctttaaatatttagaatGCTATAAGAAATAACAAGCCCATCTAAGCTATTTCAGAGCAATCAAATATCATcataatattcaatatttagGTTTAAATGAGAACATCTTTGCCTTTTCAGGCCTGAAAACTGGCTACAGCCCCACGAGCACAGTGTACAGTCAGCCGCCTGTTCAAAGACAGGTCGCAGCTCTGAAACCCCCTCCCGCTGTGAGCTCTGTGTCCTCTAGCTACACCATCTACCCGACATCAACCAGCGTACAGCAAACTCCAGCCCCCATATCCACTTACACCCCCAGTTCTTCCTTCAACTCCACAGCTGCTACGTCCTACTCTGGTATGTCCGCATCTGATTCAGCTTTATACGCCACAAATAGCCACCGGCATATCGTCTAATGGTATCTCTTTCTTTGTTGCTTCAGCCGGTCTCAGCTATTCCAGCTATGAGTCTAGCGGTTACACATCCACGCCTTCGTACTTCCAGCCGGCACAGCTGGCGCCCCCGCAGGCGCAGCCTCAACCACCTCTCCAGCAGCCGCAACAGCCTCCGCCGCCGCCGCAGCAGACGCAACAACCTCCAAAACAGCTCGCCAACTCCTCCTGGAGCAACACTGGAAGTGGCACGATCACCAGCCATTCCGTCAACACATACAAGAAACCTGTTTTCCACCAGAACAAGATCCAAAAGCCCAAAGGGCCGCCCAAACAGCCACAGCTGCACTATTGCGATATCTGCAAGATAAGCTGTGCCGGTCCACAGGTGAGCGTTTGCATGAAATCCACATTCagtttcacccaaaaatgcaattttcctgattatttactcaccctcaggccatccaaaatgtataGGTCTTTTATTCTTCAGCCGAAGagaacttaaagggttagttcacccaaaatatgaaaattaccccatgatttactcactcacaagccaccctaggtgtatatgactttcttctttcagacgaatccattcggagttatatttaaaaatgtcctgaTTCTTCCAAGCATTA
The sequence above is a segment of the Onychostoma macrolepis isolate SWU-2019 chromosome 22, ASM1243209v1, whole genome shotgun sequence genome. Coding sequences within it:
- the atcaya gene encoding caytaxin isoform X2 yields the protein MDSSCALNEGRTSPPNSLLIGGAGGGGAHRKRRTLVAPDMNLSLDQSEGSLLSDDFLDTPDDLDINVDDIETPDETDSLEFITNGNDLEWEDDTPVASAKAPPADSDADGEGVDGTGVNGRLWRTVIIGEQEHRIDMQVIRPYLRVISHGGYYGEGLNAIIVFTACYLPESSCPDYHYLMENLFLYVVSSLEMLVAEDYLIIYMNGGTPRSKMPGISWLKKCYQMIDRRLRKNLKSLIITHPSWFIRTVIAISKPFISVKFMNKIRYVHSLEELEKIVPMDHIQIPECILQFEEERINARKERMEQEQKEQQHQEQQQKPVNPERTTAIEEPGL
- the atcaya gene encoding caytaxin isoform X1; this encodes MGSVDFGPLMEIIEVRDEWLDDDFPRPLPAEGDMDSSCALNEGRTSPPNSLLIGGAGGGGAHRKRRTLVAPDMNLSLDQSEGSLLSDDFLDTPDDLDINVDDIETPDETDSLEFITNGNDLEWEDDTPVASAKAPPADSDADGEGVDGTGVNGRLWRTVIIGEQEHRIDMQVIRPYLRVISHGGYYGEGLNAIIVFTACYLPESSCPDYHYLMENLFLYVVSSLEMLVAEDYLIIYMNGGTPRSKMPGISWLKKCYQMIDRRLRKNLKSLIITHPSWFIRTVIAISKPFISVKFMNKIRYVHSLEELEKIVPMDHIQIPECILQFEEERINARKERMEQEQKEQQHQEQQQKPVNPERTTAIEEPGL